The Niabella beijingensis genomic interval TTCCGTTTTTTTCCTTTCCGGAACCCCCGTGAAGTAAAATTTAAAAATCAGCCCCCTGTTTTAAAGTAATTTATCCCGCCATTCGTCTTATCTTTCTGATGCAGGAGCAAAAACTGTCCATATTGGCGGAAGACAGCAGGCAAAACGTGATTCAGACCGTAAAGGATTATGGTAAACGTCTCTTTGGTTTTATTCGTAAAAACGTAAATACCGATGCGGACGCTGAAGATATTTTGCAGGATGTCTGGTACCAGTATGCCAATGCAACTGCCACGCAAACCATTGAACAGGTCAGTGGCTGGCTGTTTAAAGTGGCCCGCAACAAGATCACGGACAAATACCGGAAAAAGAAGGATCACCTTATTGATGATTATCAGTATGAGAATGAAGAGGGGGAGATCCAGTTCCGGGAACTGCTCTTTACACTGGACAATGATCCGGAGCTGGCCGACATTAAGAAGCTGTTCTGGGAAGAGCTGTTTGCGGCCCTTGAGGAGCTGCCCGCCAGCCAGCGGGATGTTTTTATCCTGAATGAACTGGAGGATAAGACCCTCCAGGAAATTGCCGATCAGGCCGGCGAGAACCTGAAAACCATTATCAGCCGGAAGCGGTATGCCGTGTTGCACCTGCGCAGCCGGCTGCAGTATTTATACGACGAATTAATGAATTATTAAATGATATTATTATGAACTATAAAAAAAGAGGCAGGCGGCCGCGCGCATTTCTTTTTGTGTTGCTGGGATTCCTGGCCATCCTGGTATTCGGGTGGGTGGTAATGCTCTTATGGAATGCCATTTTGCCGGATCTGCTGAACACCAAACAGATCTCCTTCTGGCAGGCGGTCGGGTTACTGATCCTTTCAAAAATCATCTTCGGCTTTGGCCATGGCGGCGGGCATCACCGGCACCACGGGGGGCCTTCAGACCGGCTGCGCCAGAAGTTCCGGAACATGAGCGATGAAGAGCGGAAAGCATTCCGCGAAGCATGGCGGCAGCGCTGCGGCCAGTGGCGGCGTTTCCCCGACCAGGAATCCTGAACAGATACGAATCTCAAATGACTCAACCCCATAAACCCCTTTTATGCACACACAGGAATACCGAAGGCCTAAATACAATGTACCCATCAATATCGAAGAACGGGACGACTGTTACCGGTTAACAGCGTTTGTACCGGGATTTCCGGAGGAGAACATCCGCACACGCATCATCAGCGACACCCTCATTATCACCGGCAGCCGCGATGAAGAAGGCGGGATCGTTGAGTTTCTGAAACAGGAATTTCCTGTAAGAGACTTTGAACGCAGCCTGCACCTGAACGGATTGGTGGACACGGCCTGTGTGAACACCCGGTTCAGCAATGGCGTACTGACCATATTTTTACCCAAAAAACAGGAAACAACATTACGGCACATCCGGCAGCAGCTGGAGGCGGCACTTCCCGGGTAAAACGCTCATCAGGATTTTGTATGAAACCGGGCGGTTCTTTTCCGGATGCGGCTGAGACTTTCCGGCTCAATTCCAAGCATGGATGCAATGTACTTCAACGGTACGCGGTGGATCATTTCCGCATCATGCTCTAACAGCTCCAGGTAACGGGTTTCCGGCGATTTTGCCATTATATCCATCGTCCGCTGAACGGTGGTCAGAAAAAGGGACTCCGCCATCTTACGGCCAAAACGCTCAAACACTTTAGCCCGCTCGTACCCTTTCTGCATATGGTCATAGTGCAGCTGGATCAGCACACAGTCTTCCAGCGCTTCGATATTCATTATCGATTTTGAACGGGTAAGGAAGGCCGCATAGTCGCTGATCCACATGTTTTCTCTGAAAATACGGTAGGTATGTTCTTTCCCGTCCAGTTCATGATAAAAACGCACCAGTCCTTTATCGATATAATAAACATAGTTAGCCGGTTCACCCACACGTACTACCATTTCGTTCTTCTTTACCACTCTCGTTTCCATAAGCGCGAGTAAAAAAGCAAGTTCATCCTCTTCGAAATGGAGGTAGTCTTCCAGGTTTTTGATCAGGTTGGTAAACATCAGGTTTTATCTTAAGTAATAAGGCGCAGCAAACAGGAAGGACATCCCTGTTGTTATTTTTTTTGTTTTCCGATGGCATACCGGATACCGCCTAAAATATGTTTCAGGAACAGCGGATCCGTGTACGACTCGTCCACATGCCCCAGCTCTGTATAAAAAACACGGCCCCCTTCAAAATTATGGTACCATGCCATGGGATGAAAGGCTCCGTTCTTCCCGCCTTCATAGCTTTTTTCATCGATCGTGATCAGCACTTTAACATCTTTATTAATGTTCTTAAAATTATACCATTCATCCTTGCGGGTCCACTGCGCCGGCAGGTGCCGGGTGCTGCCATGTTTCCGGTCGGTAATATTCAATGTAGCGGTTTGCTGTTTGGGATGGCTCAAAAACCAGGCCCCCATCATCTGGTTGTACCAGGGCCAGTCGTATTCGGCATCCGTGGCGGCATGAATGCCTACAATACCACCTCCGTTATGCACATAGTGCTGCAGGGCCTGCTGCTGTTCTGCATTAAACAGCGTACCGGTGGTGCTTAGAAAAACAATTGCTGCATACTTTTTAAGATTGGCATCCGAAAAGTCCGCAGACTCCTTGGTGCTGTCCACATCAAACCCGTTTTCCGTCCCCAGCTTGTAAATAGCCGGCAAACCGGCCTCTATCGACTGATGATAAAAGCCCGCCGTTTTATAGAACACCAGTACCCTTGGTCTGGCAGCCATCGCGCTTATTGCTGCTACCACCAGCAGCAGAAAAATACCCGCCTTTTTCATAGCAATATTTAATCTTTTTTAAAATCAGTTTTAAAGATAGCACGCTTAACTTAAATATAACCCTGTAGGCTTCACATTCTTATCAAGAAATCGGGATTCGCAAAAAAAATCGCCCGGGAATCGTTAATTTTGCGTATTATACAAATTTTATTGAATATGAAAGATGTCGTATTCTCGCTGCCAAGCGAAGCACTCGGAACTGCCAGTTCAGCTGTTTTACTGGGAGATTTCAACAACTGGGATATTGACAGGGCCATTGCCCTGAAGCCGCACAAGGATGGCACATTAAAAGCAACAATAAAACTACAGCCGGGGCAGACCTACGAGTACCGTTTTTTACTGAACGACGGCAGATGGGTGAACGACTGGGCCGCACAGGGCTATGTACATAAACACCATTTTGGCATCGACAATTCCGTTATTACGGTTGAAGAAGAAATGGTGGTTGTAAAAAAGGCAGCGGCGAAGGTTGCAGGTAAAACTGCCAGGACCGTTTCCAAAGCTGCAAAAAAAGCAGCGGAAATGGTAAAGAATGATCTGACAAAAATTGAAGGTATTGGTCCGGCCATTGCAAAATTACTGGAGCAGGAAGGCATTCATAATTTCAAGGACCTTTCGAAGGCTACTATAAAAAAGCTGAAAGCCGTGCTGGATGCGGCCGGAAGCAAATTTGCGCCGCATGATCCTAAAAGCTGGCCCAAACAGGCAAAGCTGGCAGCAGCGGAAAAATGGGAGGACCTGAAAGCGCTTCAGCAGGAGCTGCTGGGCGGAAAGTAAGATCTACAAATTTTTTTTTAGAAAACGGTTGTTGGTGCGCCTGCGACCGTTTTTGTTTGTACTGCAGGCACGCGTCTTACAAGAAATACGGTAACCACCATGCAAACCAACAGCAACATACCTACCAGCTGGTGCAGGATGCTCAGCAATAATTTATCGGGGGTGAGGTAATTGACAAGGGCCAGGATGCCCAGTACTACCTGAACCAGTACCAGGGTCATGGGCCAGAAGCGCATTTTATAAAGCAGGGAGGATTGGGGCAACCGGGTCAGCCTCCAGGTGAAAAATACCATCAGCAGGGTGATGAGATAAGCCAGTCCGCGATGTATGAACTGGATGGAGATCAGGTTATGGGTGATGTTCCATAAAAAGCCCCCTTCCCGGAACATCAGCTCCCCCGGATACATGCGGCCATTGATATCGGGCCAGGTTACGGCGGCATTTGCGGCATGCGTTCCGGCCATAAATGCGCCGTAGGTCAGCTGGAGGGTAATGATCACTAACAGTAATATGTTGAAACTCCGGGTTCCTCCGTCCACTGCCAGCTGGTCTTCACGCACGGTTAGTTTCAGGGCAAACCATACCACATAACAAAGCAGCAACAAGGCCGCCAGAAAATGCACGGCCAGCCGGATATGACTTACATATACAAGGTCGGTGCCCACACCGCTGCTTACCATGATCCAGCCGATGGCCCCCTGCAATCCTCCCAGCAAAAACAATATGATCATGGGTGTCAGCATGCTCCGGTCGATTTTCTTTTTTACAATGAACCAGATAAACGGGATCAGGAACACGATACCGATCAGCCTTGCCCAGTCGCGGTGCAGCCATTCCCAGAAATAAATCCCCTTAAAATCAGCCAGGGTAAAATGGT includes:
- a CDS encoding RNA polymerase sigma factor produces the protein MQEQKLSILAEDSRQNVIQTVKDYGKRLFGFIRKNVNTDADAEDILQDVWYQYANATATQTIEQVSGWLFKVARNKITDKYRKKKDHLIDDYQYENEEGEIQFRELLFTLDNDPELADIKKLFWEELFAALEELPASQRDVFILNELEDKTLQEIADQAGENLKTIISRKRYAVLHLRSRLQYLYDELMNY
- a CDS encoding Hsp20/alpha crystallin family protein, whose product is MHTQEYRRPKYNVPINIEERDDCYRLTAFVPGFPEENIRTRIISDTLIITGSRDEEGGIVEFLKQEFPVRDFERSLHLNGLVDTACVNTRFSNGVLTIFLPKKQETTLRHIRQQLEAALPG
- a CDS encoding Crp/Fnr family transcriptional regulator; this translates as MFTNLIKNLEDYLHFEEDELAFLLALMETRVVKKNEMVVRVGEPANYVYYIDKGLVRFYHELDGKEHTYRIFRENMWISDYAAFLTRSKSIMNIEALEDCVLIQLHYDHMQKGYERAKVFERFGRKMAESLFLTTVQRTMDIMAKSPETRYLELLEHDAEMIHRVPLKYIASMLGIEPESLSRIRKRTARFHTKS
- a CDS encoding ThuA domain-containing protein; this encodes MKKAGIFLLLVVAAISAMAARPRVLVFYKTAGFYHQSIEAGLPAIYKLGTENGFDVDSTKESADFSDANLKKYAAIVFLSTTGTLFNAEQQQALQHYVHNGGGIVGIHAATDAEYDWPWYNQMMGAWFLSHPKQQTATLNITDRKHGSTRHLPAQWTRKDEWYNFKNINKDVKVLITIDEKSYEGGKNGAFHPMAWYHNFEGGRVFYTELGHVDESYTDPLFLKHILGGIRYAIGKQKK
- a CDS encoding helix-hairpin-helix domain-containing protein, producing the protein MKDVVFSLPSEALGTASSAVLLGDFNNWDIDRAIALKPHKDGTLKATIKLQPGQTYEYRFLLNDGRWVNDWAAQGYVHKHHFGIDNSVITVEEEMVVVKKAAAKVAGKTARTVSKAAKKAAEMVKNDLTKIEGIGPAIAKLLEQEGIHNFKDLSKATIKKLKAVLDAAGSKFAPHDPKSWPKQAKLAAAEKWEDLKALQQELLGGK
- a CDS encoding COX15/CtaA family protein, whose amino-acid sequence is MQLQKNRPVAIWLFIGAGMLIIQVLLGGLTRLTSSGLSITEWQPILGALPPMNEQAWMEAFDKYKQIAQFKYIHNHFTLADFKGIYFWEWLHRDWARLIGIVFLIPFIWFIVKKKIDRSMLTPMIILFLLGGLQGAIGWIMVSSGVGTDLVYVSHIRLAVHFLAALLLLCYVVWFALKLTVREDQLAVDGGTRSFNILLLVIITLQLTYGAFMAGTHAANAAVTWPDINGRMYPGELMFREGGFLWNITHNLISIQFIHRGLAYLITLLMVFFTWRLTRLPQSSLLYKMRFWPMTLVLVQVVLGILALVNYLTPDKLLLSILHQLVGMLLLVCMVVTVFLVRRVPAVQTKTVAGAPTTVF